One genomic region from Eremothecium gossypii ATCC 10895 chromosome I, complete sequence encodes:
- the RTT103 gene encoding Rtt103p (Syntenic homolog of Saccharomyces cerevisiae YDR289C (RTT103)), with translation MSFSEEQFIGKLNGLDETQESIVGASKWLLTLYKEAPVVAQSWAKYILMTSTNTRRKLLAIYLVNDVIQQAKHKRIFQFGNEFGRVLPNVLKQVFPELPQELQKKVQRVVAIWRQRQILSDNVLNNIERYLQGTGAGTTVAVGTINSRIDEACGLYRTLEKYAPNVKSTQLKFEKSLEALDPNSMVYVENFKTVTKIATAAKETVHKSVELRQKLIEQLEVLVAEQKTLLANELHIVSEVDVQLASKDPSAVQGTSAGDDNVLPTYEQELDSDNSSDDSDDESNLKKRSPHDDSDSQSKRPKLSRDEDMGGGYEPAVVAGTDASRTPEDQNSITSSIQDLLSKLAN, from the coding sequence ATGTCATTCTCCGAGGAACAGTTTATTGGAAAGCTAAACGGGCTGGATGAAACGCAGGAGTCGATTGTTGGTGCTTCGAAATGGCTTCTGACACTGTATAAGGAAGCACCGGTGGTGGCGCAAAGTTGGGCAAAATACATATTGATGACAAGCACTAACACACGGCGCAAGCTACTGGCGATCTACCTGGTGAATGATGTTATACAGCAGGCGAAGCACAAGCGTATCTTTCAATTTGGGAACGAATTCGGACGTGTATTGCCCAATGTGTTGAAGCAGGTATTCCCTGAATTACCGCAAGAACTGCAGAAAAAGGTGCAACGAGTCGTAGCAATCTGGAGACAGCGACAGATCCTGTCGGATAATGTGCTGAATAACATTGAAAGGTACCTGCAGGGGACGGGTGCTGGCACTACGGTGGCGGTTGGGACGATAAACTCACGCATCGACGAGGCATGTGGACTTTACCGTACACTCGAGAAGTATGCACCCAACGTCAAGTCGACACAGCTGAAGTTCGAGAAGTCGCTAGAGGCTTTAGACCCCAACAGCATGGTTTATGTTGAGAATTTCAAGACTGTAACGAAGATCGCCACGGCTGCGAAAGAGACTGTGCACAAGTCAGTTGAACTGCGGCAGAAGCTCATAGAGCAGCTGGAGGTACTTGTTGCGGAGCAGAAGACGCTACTCGCTAACGAGCTCCATATCGTAAGCGAGGTTGACGTGCAACTGGCGTCGAAGGACCCTTCGGCCGTCCAGGGCACATCTGCCGGCGACGATAATGTACTACCCACATACGAGCAAGAATTAGATAGCGATAATTCATCCGACGATAGCGATGATGAGTCCAACTTGAAGAAGCGCTCTCCCCATGACGATTCAGACTCGCAGAGCAAGCGCCCTAAGCTCTCGCGCGATGAAGACATGGGCGGTGGCTACGAACCAGCGGTTGTGGCCGGTACTGATGCATCGCGCACCCCAGAAGATCAGAACTCCATCACCTCCAGTATTCAGGATCTCCTAAGCAAACTTGCTAACTGA
- the DPP1 gene encoding bifunctional diacylglycerol diphosphate phosphatase/phosphatidate phosphatase (Syntenic homolog of Saccharomyces cerevisiae YDR284C (DPP1)), translating to MHSEGIYFRLGTKDHDQSLEGYAAPKLPYTLHGESKMAVDRVTLSIPKFKKQDLLEKWRFTDVLFCIALVGANVGVYFAKPFERQFTINDITLSHPFAQVQRVNDAMLVVYSFVVPLAVIIVVSLLFADPSHRYYLLYISVLGLFLSFLSDMIITNYIKNWIGRCRPDFLERCMPREGLEKDVLYGIEVCTTTDTDRLLEGFRTTPSGHSSESFAGLGYLFLWLSGQLLTESPAVGAWRKAVAFIPLMAAAVIALSRTQDYRHHFVDVILGSILGMWIAWWSYRRNFPAIQSYVPFKPLLDNSDVGLLNAPMLPRSVDEEMAPLNTPSVQSRSGTAQV from the coding sequence ATGCATTCTGAAGGTATATATTTCAGATTAGGGACGAAAGACCACGACCAGAGCCTGGAAGGCTATGCCGCTCCGAAGCTGCCGTACACACTTCACGGAGAATCAAAGATGGCTGTTGACAGGGTTACGTTGAGTATCCCGAAGTTCAAGAAGCAGGATCTTCTCGAGAAATGGCGCTTTACAGATGTGCTTTTCTGCATCGCGCTTGTCGGTGCGAACGTCGGAGTTTATTTTGCAAAACCCTTCGAGAGACAGTTCACGATCAATGACATTACGCTCTCGCACCCGTTCGCACAGGTGCAGCGTGTCAACGATGCTATGCTCGTGGTCTACAGCTTTGTGGTCCCGCTCGCCGTGATCATCGTCGTGAGCTTGTTGTTCGCCGACCCCTCGCACCGCTACTACTTACTCTACATTTCTGTCCTCGGGCTCTTCCTCTCGTTTTTGTCCGACATGATCATCACCAATTACATCAAAAACTGGATcggccgctgccgcccTGACTTCCTCGAGCGTTGCATGCCGCGCGAAGGCTTGGAGAAGGACGTGTTGTACGGCATCGAGGTCTGCACGACCACCGACACCGACCGCCTCCTCGAGGGATTCCGCACCACTCCCTCGGGACATTCCAGCGAGAGCTTTGCCGGCCTCGGCTATCTCTTCCTCTGGCTTTCGGGGCAACTCCTCACAGAAAGTCCCGCTGTCGGCGCATGGCGGAAGGCTGTGGCCTTCATTCCCCTCATGGCCGCTGCCGTCATTGCACTTTCCAGAACACAGGACTACAGGCATCACTTTGTAGACGTGATTTTGGGCTCTATCCTAGGCATGTGGATTGCATGGTGGTCGTACAGGAGGAATTTTCCTGCAATCCAGTCCTATGTGCCATTCAAACCGCTCTTGGACAACAGCGACGTTGGGCTTCTCAATGCTCCCATGCTCCCTCGCTCTGTAGATGAGGAAATGGCCCCGCTCAATACCCCATCCGTGCAGTCACGTTCCGGCACCGCTCAGGTATAG
- the GCN2 gene encoding serine/threonine-protein kinase GCN2 (Syntenic homolog of Saccharomyces cerevisiae YDR283C (GCN2)), with product MSMGNLTLDEYYEIQQNELEAMESIYAGDFVDLTQRKASWDKKPQRVFEISLRSIEKEPAESSLTLHFVLVSTYPHAAPQITFKKVQNVLDSQLALLRDDIRRIHKSARGQEILFEITTRVQEVLDESQANANTQSLEAERLQRLEDEKVKLKLAEQENKEKIELERAKEQELIDELVQKELEKRQDDDSLFGMDKAVNLLPPAEWISTGEAYVFPKAIRAKLPNNSYYWFRAVVNKEPVKIGNDVLSFGKQYTVKPFIPSDSPLIGILANADFMDNFHYLLTEIELQNSYFNTSNGKKEIANLERELDTLLKVNHEHVNKLYSYTVERIGLSSTSFVWKIRLLTEYAESTCIGNIIESVGYVNLATSRGWILRLLEALESLHKHGIAHKQIDLHTVHLIKDTDFGNTVPKLMHASYGHTISNMLNRYPNTKSGSKMIVNNCPWIPPEMVKFNNSKPQRKSDIWNLAVLFIQMISGVDTPLHYQTPVDFLESVDMDESVVDFLNKMLAPDPRLRLGPLELLPMKFLRTNIDAAVGKFYLFPDSVGTGTPTIISTGSNQHLRSRGISRTSDGGHRRSFNVGSRFSSVNSTTRSRYATDFEEIAVLGKGAFGQVVKARNSLDSRYYAIKKVRHTEEKLSSILSEVMLLASLNHQYVVRYYAAWLEEDMLVEEMAITSSDESDIESDDNTESSIIDSFSNANVTTTRTVLNSMNNDWDFISHSFNNSSISNIIFANSTDEEDSANDIPSEGSRSEDELTDKHYEDENDTKSIDQGTSPTLTEGRGGKQYKSGINYRRSRRSLRPADLADEKRSLMKSSRAKPKSTLFIQMEYCENRTLYDLIHNENLSQQRDEYWRLFRQILEALSYIHSQGIIHRDLKPMNIFIDESRNIKIGDFGLAKNVHKSADILRIEGAFGSNVSADDLTSAIGTALYVASEVLTGNGNYNEKIDMYSLGIIFFEMVYHFDTLMERATDLRKLRSSAVELPANFDSSKRNEKKIIRLLLDHDPAKRPTAAKLLASGWLPVKHQDEVTKEALKNLADPSSPWQQQVRESLFSQPYSLSNDILFDNSQNTATPFSQLLRAQMKEEVEKVFRRHGGIENNEPPIIFPKAPFYSSQNVYEVLDRGGSVLQLQYDLTYPMARYLSKNPHCISKQYRMQSVYRPAEQQHGSVEPRRFGEIDFDIISGSSADSALYDAESIKIIDELISVFPVFEKTNTLIIVNHSDIMESIFNLCSIDKAQRSLVSQMLSQVGFAKSFKDVKTELKAQLNISSTSLNDLEMFDFKVDFDNAKKRLNKLMIDSPHLTKVEESLSYIFKVLNFLKPLGVTRNVVVSPLSNYNSAFYKGGIMFQAIYDSGRVKSLLAAGGRYDNLISYIARPSGGKIKHIKRAVGFNLAWDTIYLIVQNYFKLASGKQTKNRSRFLRENAIEWKPKRCDILVASFSDAILNSLGVRIVNKLWKLGISVDLVRNCYSVEDVISAAQIDGCDWIILIKQQNFSASSHKRKYKPLRIRKLDSEIDVDMDLDEFIQLYQQETGIRSTAEILPSSENSQIEEGTSKWEEFSSADGSQDGGSGIAPIGQQKVVHIPNNSARAKAKQNKKDKWVFEESARNASKAIVHSLSSAPVFSVDAIRDEVLEIISITSLAQKDEWLRKVFGSGANSAPRSFATSIYNSLSKEAAKGTKWAILHCHKTGSSCVVDLQR from the coding sequence ATGTCAATGGGCAACTTGACCTTAGATGAGTACTATGAAATTCAGCAGAATGAACTTGAGGCGATGGAGTCTATCTACGCGGGGGACTTCGTGGACCTGACGCAGCGCAAGGCGAGCTGGGACAAGAAGCCGCAGCGGGTTTTCGAGATATCGTTGCGGTCCATCGAGAAAGAGCCTGCCGAGTCGTCGCTGACGCTGCACTTTGTGCTGGTGTCTACGTATCCGCATGCTGCTCCGCAGATAACGTTCAAGAAAGTACAGAACGTGCTGGACAGCCAGCTTGCGCTGTTGCGCGATGACATCAGGCGGATTCACAAGAGCGCGCGTGGCCAGGAGATACTGTTCGAGATTACGACTCGCGTGCAGGAGGTGCTGGATGAGTCGCAGGCGAATGCGAACACACAGTCTCTCGAGGCGGAGCGACTACAGCGTCTGGAAGATGAGAAGGTGAAGCTGAAGCTTGCGGAACAGGAGAACAAGGAAAAGATAGAGCTGGAGCGGGCCAAGGAACAGGAGCTGATTGACGAGCTGGTGCAGAAGGAACTGGAAAAACGCCAGGATGACGACTCGCTGTTTGGCATGGATAAGGCCGTTAACTTGCTTCCGCCTGCCGAGTGGATAAGCACCGGCGAAGCGTATGTGTTTCCGAAAGCGATTCGCGCTAAACTGCCAAACAATTCGTACTATTGGTTCAGAGCAGTTGTGAATAAGGAACCAGTCAAGATAGGGAACGATGTTCTCTCCTTTGGCAAACAGTACACAGTGAAACCATTTATTCCTTCGGATTCTCCTTTGATTGGTATTTTAGCGAATGCCGACTTCATGGATAACTTTCACTATCTGTTGACGGAAATCGAACTTCAGAACTCTTACTTCAATACTAGTAATGGAAAGAAGGAGATTGCTAACCTTGAGCGCGAGCTGGATACGTTGCTTAAAGTAAACCACGAGCATGTAAACAAACTGTACTCCTATACAGTAGAACGGATAGGCTTGTCGAGTACCTCGTTCGTGTGGAAAATTAGGCTGTTGACCGAATACGCTGAATCGACATGTATTGGGAATATAATAGAATCCGTCGGATATGTTAACCTGGCTACTTCGAGAGGATGGATACTTCGGTTGCTAGAAGCGCTGGAGAGTTTGCACAAGCATGGTATTGCTCACAAACAAATTGATTTACACACAGTGCATCTCATTAAGGACACTGATTTTGGTAACACGGTTCCGAAGCTAATGCATGCATCTTATGGACATACCATATCCAATATGTTAAACAGGTATCCGAACACAAAGTCAGGCAGTAAAATGATTGTCAATAACTGCCCATGGATTCCACCGGAAATGGTAAAATTTAATAATAGCAAGCCTCAGAGAAAGAGTGATATATGGAATTTAGCAGTACTTTTCATACAAATGATAAGCGGAGTAGACACCCCATTACATTATCAAACACCTGTGGATTTTTTAGAATCTGTCGATATGGATGAGAGTGTGGTTGATTTCCTGAATAAAATGCTCGCACCAGATCCTCGCTTGCGGCTTGGTCCATTGGAGCTTCTTCCAATGAAGTTCCTGCGAACAAACATTGATGCGGCTGTTGGTAAATTTTACCTGTTCCCAGATAGTGTAGGGACTGGGACTCCGACAATTATTTCAACAGGTAGTAACCAGCATCTACGATCAAGAGGCATTTCAAGGACTTCAGATGGTGGGCACCGCAGAAGTTTTAATGTCGGTTCCCGCTTTTCATCTGTCAACTCAACCACACGATCCAGGTATGCAACCGATTTTGAAGAAATCGCTGTATTAGGCAAAGGTGCTTTTGGACAGGTAGTGAAAGCGCGGAATTCTTTAGATAGCAGGTATTATGCTATCAAAAAGGTCAGACACACGGAAGAGAAGCTCTCTAGCATTCTATCCGAGGTAATGCTTTTAGCAAGCTTAAACCACCAATATGTCGTTCGGTATTATGCTGCTTGGCTTGAGGAAGATATGTTGGTAGAAGAAATGGCTATTACCTCAAGTGATGAAAGTGACATAGAGAGCGATGATAATACCGAAAGTTCAATCATTGATTCCTTCAGTAATGCAAACGTTACCACAACTAGGACTGTTTTAAACAGTATGAATAATGATTGGGATTTCATCTCTCATTCATTTAACAATAGCAGCATATCCAATATTATTTTTGCCAATAGCACAGATGAAGAGGACAGCGCCAATGATATTCCTAGCGAGGGCAGCAGAAGCGAGGACGAGCTTACTGACAAGCACTATGAGGATGAAAACGATACAAAGTCAATTGATCAAGGCACATCGCCTACTCTAACAGAAGGACGCGGTGGCAAACAATATAAATCAGGAATAAATTATAGGCGAAGTAGACGTTCTCTCCGACCGGCCGACTTGGCCGATGAAAAGCGCTCCCTAATGAAGTCCTCGAGGGCCAAGCCTAAAAGCACTTTATTCATTCAGATGGAGTACTGTGAAAACAGGACCTTGTATGACTTAATTCACAACGAAAACCTTAGCCAACAACGAGACGAATATTGGCGGCTTTTCCGTCAAATACTAGAGGCACTAAGTTACATTCATTCACAAGGTATAATCCATCGTGATTTGAAACCAATGAATATCTTCATCGATGAATCAAGGAACATTAAGATAGGAGACTTTGGATTGGCAAAAAATGTTCACAAATCCGCTGATATTTTAAGAATAGAAGGGGCATTTGGGAGCAATGTTTCAGCAGACGACCTCACATCTGCTATAGGTACTGCTCTTTACGTTGCTTCCGAAGTGCTGACCGGTAACGGAAATTATAACGAGAAGATTGACATGTATTCGTTAGGCATAATATTCTTCGAAATGGTTTACCACTTTGATACACTAATGGAAAGGGCAACGGATTTACGCAAGTTGAGATCATCCGCAGTCGAGTTACCGGCAAACTTTGATTCATCCAAGCGAAACGAGAAAAAGATTATTAGGTTGTTATTAGATCATGATCCAGCCAAAAGACCTACAGCTGCAAAATTGCTTGCTAGTGGTTGGCTTCCTGTCAAACATCAAGATGAGGTTACTAAAGAAGCATTGAAAAATTTGGCAGACCCATCGTCTCCTTGGCAACAACAAGTTCGGGAAAGCTTGTTCTCTCAGCCATATAGCTTATCAAATGATATTCTTTTTGATAATTCTCAGAATACTGCCACACCTTTTAGTCAGCTACTCCGGGCCCAAATGAAGGAAGAAGTTGAAAAGGTGTTCAGGAGACATGGCGGTATCGAGAACAATGAACCACCCATTATTTTCCCCAAAGCTCCATTCTACTCGTCTCAAAATGTGTATGAGGTATTGGATAGAGGGGGTTCTGTGTTGCAGCTGCAATATGATTTAACGTACCCTATGGCGCGCTATCTTTCTAAGAACCCTCATTGCATATCAAAACAGTACAGAATGCAGTCAGTATACCGCCCAGCAGAACAGCAGCATGGCAGCGTTGAACCACGAAGATTCGGAGAAATAGATTTTGATATTATATCTGGATCATCTGCGGATTCAGCTTTATACGACGCTGAAAGTATTAAAATCATTGATGAACTGATATCAGTGTTTCCTGTCTTCGAAAAGACTAATACTTTGATTATTGTGAATCACTCAGATATTATGGAAAGTATCTTCAACCTTTGTTCTATTGATAAAGCCCAACGTTCCCTCGTATCTCAGATGCTGTCTCAGGTTGGCTTTGCCAAGTCGTTTAAAGATGTCAAAACCGAGCTGAAGGCCCAGTTAAATATATCTTCTACCTCCTTGAACGATTTGGAGATGTTCGATTTCAAGGTGGATTTTGACAATGCAAAAAAGAGGCTCAACAAACTGATGATCGATAGTCCGCACCTAACCAAGGTTGAGGAATCGCTTTCATATATATTCAAAGTGTTGAACTTCCTGAAGCCTCTTGGTGTAACACGAAATGTGGTGGTATCCCCGTTAAGCAATTATAACAGTGCCTTCTACAAGGGCGGCATCATGTTCCAGGCCATATACGATAGCGGCCGTGTAAAAAGTTTGTTGGCAGCTGGTGGACGTTACGATAATTTGATTTCTTACATTGCAAGGCCATCAGGCGGTAAAATCAAGCATATCAAAAGAGCTGTTGGTTTCAACTTGGCCTGGGATACAATATATCTGATAGTTCAGAACTATTTCAAGCTGGCATCAGGCAAACAGACGAAAAATAGAAGCCGCTTTCTCCGGGAGAATGCTATTGAGTGGAAACCGAAGAGATGCGATATCCTTGTTGCTAGCTTCTCCGATGCCATTTTGAATAGCCTGGGTGTCAGAATCGTCAACAAGCTTTGGAAGTTGGGAATCAGTGTCGATCTGGTTCGGAATTGCTATTCTGTGGAAGACGTCATTAGCGCAGCGCAGATTGATGGCTGCGATTGGATTATTCTAATCAAACAACAAAATTTCAGTGCATCTAGTCATAAGAGGAAATATAAGCCTCTGAGGATACGGAAGCTAGACAGCGAAATTGACGTTGACATGGATCTTGACGAGTTCATCCAGCTTTATCAACAAGAAACCGGAATTAGGTCAACTGCTGAAATACTGCCTTCGTCAGAGAACTCACAAATCGAAGAAGGCACCAGCAAATGGGAAGAGTTTAGTAGCGCCGACGGTAGTCAAGACGGCGGAAGTGGCATCGCTCCAATAGGTCAGCAGAAAGTTGTCCACATTCCGAATAATTCCGCTCGCGCAAAGGCAAAACAAAATAAGAAGGACAAGTGGGTATTCGAGGAATCTGCAAGGAACGCTTCCAAGGCAATTGTTCACAGTCTTTCTTCTGCGCCTGTTTTTTCGGTAGATGCCATCAGGGATGAAGTACTCGAAATAATATCCATCACTTCGCTGGCTCAGAAGGATGAGTGGCTTAGAAAGGTATTTGGCTCTGGCGCCAACTCTGCCCCAAGGAGTTTCGCAACTAGCATATACAATAGTCTCTCCAAAGAAGCTGCGAAGGGCACCAAGTGGGCCATCTTGCACTGTCACAAAACTGGTAGTTCCTGTGTGGTAGATCTCCAGCGCTGA
- the SRB2 gene encoding Srb2p (Syntenic homolog of Saccharomyces cerevisiae YHR041C (SRB2); 1-intron), with protein sequence MKRTAVIFIEKATPSTITQFHDILSTHVLAIQEKWSFELKTFRSSIKNLPPSDTKVLYSLQLTHRDNQTVVIKNQSAIVTGQHSTDALTSNGCSSGFPEPFDNILTSKLSNIWTQRQSTKGNFGTTYKTSELIIRASNVFSSSGFKGLLLEIECTDPVSAEEFDRRVANIRAMLSEIDINDYKLNKDEMNEGKPVFLCDLAYQYVKVLD encoded by the exons ATGAAGAGAACAGC TGTCATTTTCATTGAGAAGGCAACCCCTTCGACCATTACACAGTTTCATGATATTCTCTCTACCCATGTTCTGGCGATCCAGGAAAAATGGTCATTTGAGCTAAAGACATTTAGATCCAGCATCAAGAATCTCCCACCAAGCGATACAAAAGTCCTTTATTCCCTGCAGTTGACTCATAGAGACAATCAGACTGTGGTGATAAAGAACCAGTCAGCTATTGTCACTGGTCAGCACAGCACGGACGCGCTTACGTCTAATGGATGCTCCTCAGGCTTCCCCGAACCATTCGATAATATTCTAACGTCGAAACTATCAAACATATGGACCCAGCGTCAATCTACAAAAGGCAACTTTGGCACGACTTATAAGACGTCTGAGCTAATTATCCGTGCGTCAAATGTTTTTTCCTCTAGTGGCTTCAAGGGCCTTCTGCTGGAAATAGAATGCACAGACCCCGTGTCAGCTGAAGAGTTCGACCGCAGAGTCGCTAATATCCGTGCTATGCTGAGTGAGATAGATATTAACGATTACAAATTAAATAAAGACGAAATGAATGAAGGGAAGCCGGTGTTTTTGTGTGATCTAGCTTATCAGTACGTTAAAGTTTTAGATTAG